The Williamsia sp. DF01-3 genome has a window encoding:
- a CDS encoding HNH endonuclease signature motif containing protein: MAEDLRTVPRELNRRFARTIADVVELATLRVREELAVSGDLDKAARIPVVEVSLLGVSRTMAGVYIDNGLQLRDRFHETRAAFEEGDIGFTHVREIVTALQGLDDALLARVEPEAILIAQQGLSRSVLRNELDRMVIAVDPDGAAERRKAMKPHRDYRSSRDRRQLHQQRADAQGGGDLCTHHKPACSSRQRTRGQQIDRNGMRPRVVWTEERGSAATESTREDDALRAAYPRAPASRQHCRHRQSGITAPPPGLLPPDGHGGLTEPPPGALTYQPSQALREMIIARDGTCRTPGCSTPASECEIDHIIPFNHADPRSGGWTIEEDLAPICRPDHKRKTLGYWIARMHSDRTITWTTQYGQTYVTRPHGLGR, from the coding sequence TTGGCCGAGGATCTGAGAACTGTTCCGCGTGAGCTGAATCGGCGGTTCGCGCGCACAATCGCCGACGTTGTCGAACTGGCGACGTTGCGGGTGCGTGAAGAACTGGCCGTGTCAGGGGACCTGGACAAGGCCGCCCGCATCCCGGTTGTTGAGGTGTCCCTGTTGGGTGTTTCGCGAACGATGGCCGGGGTGTACATCGACAACGGCCTGCAACTGCGCGACCGATTCCACGAGACACGTGCGGCGTTCGAGGAAGGCGACATCGGGTTCACGCATGTACGCGAAATCGTCACCGCACTCCAGGGTCTCGACGACGCGTTACTCGCCCGCGTCGAACCCGAAGCCATACTGATTGCCCAGCAGGGACTCTCACGCTCCGTCCTGCGCAACGAACTCGACCGGATGGTCATCGCTGTCGACCCCGACGGGGCAGCAGAACGACGCAAAGCGATGAAACCACACCGCGACTACCGGTCCTCCCGCGACCGTCGGCAACTTCACCAACAACGCGCCGACGCGCAGGGTGGTGGAGACCTTTGCACACACCACAAACCTGCCTGCAGCAGCAGACAGCGCACCCGCGGCCAGCAGATTGACCGGAACGGTATGCGGCCCCGTGTCGTCTGGACTGAGGAGCGAGGGAGCGCAGCGACTGAGTCGACGAGGGAAGACGACGCGCTGAGGGCCGCATACCCGCGAGCGCCAGCGAGCAGACAACACTGCCGACACCGGCAATCCGGCATCACCGCCCCGCCACCGGGACTGCTCCCACCCGACGGTCACGGCGGACTCACCGAACCACCACCAGGCGCGTTGACCTATCAACCGTCCCAGGCGCTGCGCGAGATGATCATCGCCCGCGACGGCACCTGCCGAACTCCCGGATGCTCCACCCCGGCATCCGAATGCGAGATCGACCACATCATCCCGTTCAACCATGCCGACCCTCGATCGGGTGGCTGGACAATCGAAGAAGACCTTGCCCCCATCTGCCGCCCCGACCACAAACGCAAAACCCTCGGCTACTGGATCGCCCGAATGCACTCAGACCGAACCATCACGTGGACAACCCAATACGGACAGACCTACGTCACCCGCCCGCATGGTCTGGGCCGCTAG
- a CDS encoding SDR family NAD(P)-dependent oxidoreductase codes for MRIDLSGRTALVTGSSQGIGKAIAKGLAEAGARVAVNGRDAGKLRDAVAELTAQVPGADVIQLAADVTTTDGVDTLLAALPSVDILVNNLGIFGSQPALDISDEEWRRYFEVNVLAAVRLIRAYLPSMTDGGWGRIQNIASDSAIVIPAEMIHYGMSKTALLAVSRGFAKEAAGTGVTVNSVIAGPTHTGGVEDFVYQLVDKDLPWDEAQREFMRLHRPQSLLQRLIEPEEIANMCVYLASPQASATTGAAVRVDGGYVDSIVP; via the coding sequence ATGCGTATCGATCTGAGCGGTAGAACAGCATTGGTGACAGGTTCGAGCCAGGGCATCGGAAAGGCAATCGCGAAGGGACTCGCCGAGGCGGGAGCGCGCGTTGCGGTGAACGGTCGAGACGCTGGGAAGCTGCGCGACGCAGTGGCGGAACTGACCGCGCAGGTACCCGGAGCCGATGTCATACAGTTGGCTGCCGACGTCACCACCACCGACGGTGTGGACACGTTGCTCGCTGCCCTTCCCTCGGTCGACATCTTGGTGAACAATCTCGGCATCTTCGGGTCGCAGCCTGCGCTGGACATCTCCGACGAGGAATGGCGTCGTTACTTCGAGGTGAATGTGCTTGCCGCAGTGCGACTCATCCGCGCCTATCTGCCGTCGATGACCGATGGTGGGTGGGGACGCATACAGAACATCGCAAGCGACTCGGCGATCGTGATCCCCGCCGAGATGATCCACTACGGGATGTCGAAGACGGCACTGCTCGCCGTGAGCCGTGGGTTCGCGAAGGAAGCAGCAGGCACCGGCGTCACCGTGAACTCGGTGATAGCGGGGCCGACACACACCGGTGGGGTGGAGGACTTCGTCTATCAACTCGTGGACAAAGACCTCCCGTGGGACGAGGCCCAGCGCGAGTTCATGCGTCTGCACCGTCCACAATCGTTGCTGCAGAGGCTGATCGAGCCCGAGGAGATCGCGAACATGTGTGTCTATCTCGCGTCTCCGCAGGCTTCGGCTACGACTGGTGCCGCCGTACGGGTAGATGGCGGTTACGTGGACTCGATCGTTCCCTGA
- a CDS encoding GntR family transcriptional regulator has protein sequence MLIRTPTADDVRDVYRARRVIETGAIRVGAHARPQHDAMRAAVAEGQKALARGDGDAVASANQHFHRAVVAQAGSARLDVEMNLLLAEMRLVFFRTGSARQFHERYVQRNGEIADLLSSGDVEAAAVAMDTYLHDAEAHLLTQFD, from the coding sequence GTGTTGATCCGTACGCCCACCGCCGACGACGTGCGCGACGTCTACCGGGCGCGTCGGGTGATCGAGACGGGAGCCATCAGGGTGGGTGCCCACGCCCGGCCCCAACACGACGCCATGCGGGCGGCGGTCGCCGAAGGACAGAAAGCCCTGGCGCGCGGTGACGGCGATGCAGTCGCGAGCGCCAATCAGCATTTTCACCGGGCCGTGGTCGCTCAGGCCGGTAGTGCCCGGCTGGACGTGGAGATGAATCTTCTTCTGGCCGAGATGCGCCTGGTCTTCTTTCGTACCGGGTCGGCCCGGCAATTCCACGAACGTTACGTGCAGCGCAATGGTGAGATCGCGGATCTGCTGTCGTCAGGTGACGTGGAGGCCGCGGCGGTTGCGATGGACACGTATCTGCACGACGCCGAGGCCCACCTGCTGACCCAGTTCGACTAG
- a CDS encoding NRAMP family divalent metal transporter yields MAETIAVEANKGGRAALLGAMFLMATSAIGPGFITQTTQFTVQLGAAFAFAILVSILVDIAVQLNVWRVIGVAGRRAHELANDVLPGAGYVLAGLVLLGGLVFNIGNVGGTGLGTDAMFGLEPRIGGAISALIAIAIFLSKRAGVALDRIVVVLGAGMILMTGYVAIVSGPPAGEALRNTVIPEEIDFLVITTIIGGTVGGYITYAGAHRLLDTGMTGPEHVKQISRSSVLGVIVTGVMRVLLFLAVLGVTAGGVALAKDNPTASAFESALGSVGMHLFGVILWAASITSVIGAAYTSVSFLTTSNTGARTRNLLTVGFIAITTVIYLLIETTPVKLLIFAGAFNGIILPIGFTIVLWVAWRRRDLLGGYRYPTWLLSIGVIAWLVTLYLGYESLTKLGDL; encoded by the coding sequence ATGGCAGAAACGATTGCCGTCGAGGCCAACAAGGGCGGGCGCGCCGCGCTCCTGGGAGCCATGTTCCTCATGGCGACCAGTGCCATCGGGCCCGGCTTCATCACTCAGACCACCCAGTTCACCGTGCAGCTCGGGGCGGCATTCGCCTTCGCGATCTTGGTGTCCATCTTGGTCGACATTGCGGTACAGCTGAATGTCTGGCGAGTGATCGGGGTCGCGGGTCGTCGTGCCCATGAGCTCGCGAACGACGTCCTCCCCGGAGCCGGATACGTGCTCGCCGGGCTTGTGCTCCTCGGCGGACTGGTGTTCAACATCGGCAATGTCGGCGGTACCGGTTTGGGTACAGACGCAATGTTCGGACTCGAACCACGGATCGGCGGCGCGATCTCCGCGTTGATCGCCATCGCCATCTTCCTGAGCAAGCGCGCGGGTGTTGCCCTCGACCGCATAGTGGTGGTGCTCGGTGCCGGGATGATCTTGATGACCGGCTACGTGGCGATCGTTTCCGGGCCTCCCGCGGGCGAAGCATTGCGTAACACAGTGATTCCCGAGGAGATCGACTTCCTGGTCATCACCACCATCATCGGTGGCACCGTCGGTGGGTACATCACCTACGCCGGCGCACACCGGCTTCTCGACACCGGGATGACCGGGCCCGAACACGTCAAGCAGATCAGCCGCAGTTCGGTCTTGGGCGTCATCGTCACCGGTGTGATGAGAGTGCTGTTGTTCCTCGCCGTTCTCGGTGTCACCGCAGGCGGCGTGGCTCTGGCCAAGGACAATCCCACGGCGTCGGCCTTCGAGTCGGCGCTCGGCAGCGTCGGCATGCACCTGTTCGGGGTGATCCTGTGGGCGGCGAGCATCACGTCGGTGATCGGTGCGGCGTACACATCGGTGTCATTTCTGACCACATCCAACACCGGAGCTCGTACCCGCAATCTGCTGACGGTCGGCTTCATCGCGATCACCACGGTCATCTATCTGTTGATCGAGACCACGCCGGTGAAGCTGCTGATCTTCGCGGGCGCGTTCAACGGCATCATCTTGCCCATCGGCTTCACCATCGTGCTCTGGGTCGCATGGCGTCGCCGTGACCTGCTCGGCGGGTACCGTTATCCCACATGGTTGTTGAGCATCGGCGTCATCGCATGGCTTGTCACCTTGTATCTCGGCTACGAATCACTGACGAAACTCGGTGACCTGTGA
- a CDS encoding GntR family transcriptional regulator, whose product METESGFDSVLGALEAARPEVVLTSSAERAASVLRAQVDEGRLRSGARLPEEAIARALGISRNTLREALSQLISERILERVPNRGC is encoded by the coding sequence GTGGAAACGGAATCCGGATTCGACAGCGTTCTCGGCGCGCTCGAAGCCGCTCGTCCCGAAGTTGTTCTGACTTCCTCGGCGGAACGTGCAGCGTCCGTTTTGCGCGCGCAGGTCGACGAAGGCCGCCTTCGCTCCGGCGCTCGTCTGCCCGAAGAAGCAATCGCCCGGGCACTGGGCATCTCTCGCAACACCCTGCGCGAGGCGCTGAGCCAGTTGATCTCCGAACGCATACTCGAGCGGGTACCCAACAGGGGGTGTTGA
- a CDS encoding TerD family protein, whose protein sequence is MSVSLAKGGNVSLSKEAPNLTAVSVGLGWDVRSTTGADYDLDASALAINANRKVLNDSFFVFYNNLRSPDGAIEHTGDNRTGEGEGDDETITVDLKALSPDVDSIIFPVTIHEADIHGQSFGQVHGAFIRVVNQADGRELARYDLSEDASTETAMVFGEIYRRGGEWKFRAVGQGYASGLAGIARDYGVNIG, encoded by the coding sequence ATGTCTGTGAGCCTGGCCAAAGGCGGAAACGTCTCGCTGAGCAAGGAAGCGCCCAATCTGACCGCGGTGAGCGTCGGCCTCGGATGGGACGTCCGATCCACCACCGGGGCCGACTACGACCTCGATGCCAGTGCCCTTGCGATCAACGCGAACCGGAAGGTGCTGAACGACTCGTTTTTTGTGTTCTACAACAACCTGCGTTCCCCCGACGGGGCCATCGAACACACCGGAGACAATCGCACCGGTGAAGGCGAGGGCGACGACGAGACGATCACCGTCGACCTGAAGGCCCTGTCGCCGGACGTCGACTCCATCATCTTTCCGGTCACCATCCATGAGGCCGATATCCACGGTCAAAGCTTCGGCCAGGTGCACGGCGCTTTCATCAGGGTCGTCAACCAGGCCGACGGACGGGAACTGGCGCGCTACGACCTGAGCGAGGACGCATCGACCGAGACTGCGATGGTGTTCGGCGAGATCTACCGGCGCGGCGGCGAGTGGAAGTTCCGGGCAGTAGGCCAGGGATACGCATCAGGGCTCGCCGGAATCGCACGCGACTACGGGGTCAACATCGGCTGA
- a CDS encoding CoA-binding protein, with protein MSNTDDVVEQILSKYDTITVVGASADPAKAAHTVPVHMQDHGWRIIPVNPKADELFGEPVYRTLADIPEQIGLVDVFRPSDQTAEIARQAVAAGATALWLQLGIASAEAREIAENAGLLYVEDRCLIIEQRRLGVSAPR; from the coding sequence ATGTCGAACACCGATGATGTCGTCGAACAGATCCTGAGCAAGTACGACACGATCACCGTGGTCGGGGCCAGCGCCGACCCTGCCAAGGCGGCGCACACCGTGCCCGTCCACATGCAGGACCACGGATGGCGGATCATCCCGGTGAACCCCAAAGCCGACGAACTCTTCGGGGAACCTGTCTACCGAACACTGGCCGACATCCCCGAACAAATTGGCCTCGTCGACGTCTTCCGTCCCTCTGACCAGACGGCGGAGATCGCCCGGCAGGCGGTGGCCGCCGGGGCCACAGCACTGTGGCTTCAGCTGGGTATCGCGTCGGCCGAGGCTCGCGAGATCGCAGAAAATGCGGGCCTGCTGTACGTGGAAGACCGTTGCCTCATCATCGAACAGCGGCGACTGGGCGTGTCGGCGCCACGCTGA
- a CDS encoding DUF2510 domain-containing protein yields MEPWQIILVVVIVVVVVGVIIALVQAARARKPPTPADWYPDEHDPSIERYHNGSGWTDRTRPNKEDDY; encoded by the coding sequence ATGGAGCCCTGGCAGATCATCCTGGTGGTAGTCATCGTCGTAGTGGTCGTGGGCGTGATCATCGCCCTCGTCCAAGCGGCTCGAGCAAGAAAGCCACCGACACCCGCCGACTGGTACCCCGATGAGCACGACCCGAGCATCGAGCGCTACCACAACGGCTCAGGATGGACCGACCGGACGCGGCCGAACAAGGAAGACGACTACTGA
- a CDS encoding LamB/YcsF family protein produces MTTIDLNSDIGESFGRWELGDDEAMLDLVTSANIACGFHAGDPSTIARTARWSVQRDVRIGAQVAYRDLAGFGRRFVDASRTELTDDVVYQIGGLQALAAAAGGTVTYVKPHGALYNTAVHHDGHATAVVDAVAAVDPGLAILGLPGSRLLELAEQRGLRVIREAFADRGYTPSATLVSRREPGAVLHDPDTVAERVLRMVSDGLVEAVDGSTVKLDVDSVCVHGDSPAAIEMARAVRDILGANDVEIKPFS; encoded by the coding sequence GTGACCACCATCGATCTCAACAGCGACATCGGCGAATCGTTCGGCCGATGGGAACTCGGCGACGACGAGGCCATGCTCGACCTCGTCACCAGTGCAAACATCGCGTGTGGGTTTCATGCCGGCGATCCCAGCACCATCGCCCGCACCGCGCGGTGGTCGGTGCAACGCGACGTCCGGATCGGCGCCCAGGTCGCCTATCGTGACCTCGCGGGATTCGGCCGACGATTCGTCGACGCGTCGCGGACCGAGTTGACCGACGACGTGGTGTATCAGATCGGCGGGTTGCAGGCACTTGCTGCAGCCGCCGGCGGCACGGTCACCTACGTCAAACCCCATGGTGCGCTGTACAACACAGCCGTTCACCACGATGGGCACGCTACCGCCGTTGTTGATGCGGTGGCCGCGGTCGATCCGGGACTGGCGATTCTCGGGCTGCCGGGCTCGCGGCTTCTCGAGCTGGCCGAACAGCGCGGGCTGCGGGTGATCCGCGAGGCATTCGCAGATCGCGGTTACACCCCGTCGGCGACGCTGGTGTCGCGGCGTGAACCCGGCGCGGTCCTGCACGATCCCGACACGGTGGCCGAGCGAGTGCTTCGGATGGTCAGTGATGGATTGGTCGAGGCCGTCGACGGTTCCACCGTGAAGCTCGACGTGGATTCGGTGTGCGTACACGGCGACTCCCCTGCCGCGATCGAGATGGCCCGCGCCGTCCGGGACATCCTCGGTGCGAATGATGTTGAGATAAAGCCTTTCTCATGA
- a CDS encoding putative hydro-lyase, with product MTSPAAATPSAARKLFRDGLITPTAGWAPGYTQANLLTLPRADAYDFLLFAQRNPKSCPILDVLDAGEVTGPMLGEDGDIRTDVPLYRIYENGELVDEATDVTPWWREDLVSFLIGCSFTFEAALIEAGVPVRHIEQGSNVPMYKTSQRCRPAGGLSGPLVVSMRPVPAELVATAVRVTSRYPAVHGAPLHIGDAAALGIYDIDQPDFGDAVDIRRGEIPVFWGCGVTPQAAVMESRPALAIGHAPGHMVITDVRDSQYLVP from the coding sequence ATGACATCACCCGCAGCCGCCACCCCGTCGGCGGCCCGAAAGTTGTTCCGCGACGGGCTGATCACCCCGACCGCAGGCTGGGCACCCGGATACACGCAGGCCAACCTGTTGACCCTTCCGCGCGCCGACGCCTACGACTTCTTACTGTTCGCGCAACGCAACCCGAAGTCGTGCCCAATCCTCGATGTGTTGGATGCCGGCGAGGTGACCGGACCGATGCTGGGTGAGGACGGCGACATCCGCACCGACGTGCCCCTCTACCGAATCTATGAAAACGGCGAACTGGTCGATGAGGCAACGGACGTGACGCCGTGGTGGCGGGAAGATCTGGTCTCGTTCTTGATCGGGTGCAGCTTCACGTTCGAAGCTGCCTTGATCGAGGCCGGCGTACCCGTGCGACACATCGAACAGGGTTCAAATGTGCCGATGTACAAGACCTCTCAGCGTTGCCGCCCGGCAGGAGGTCTATCCGGTCCACTGGTGGTGTCGATGCGGCCGGTACCAGCAGAATTGGTCGCAACCGCGGTACGGGTGACGTCGCGCTATCCCGCGGTTCACGGCGCTCCGCTACATATCGGCGACGCCGCCGCACTCGGCATCTACGACATCGACCAGCCCGACTTCGGCGACGCTGTGGACATTCGCCGGGGCGAGATACCGGTGTTCTGGGGATGCGGCGTCACCCCGCAGGCCGCGGTGATGGAGTCGCGGCCTGCGTTGGCGATTGGTCACGCACCGGGCCACATGGTGATCACCGATGTGCGCGACAGCCAGTACCTCGTGCCCTAG
- a CDS encoding allophanate hydrolase subunit 1, giving the protein MTVLTYGDRSLLIEAETTEEAIGWTVAINEADLPGVVDVVPGARTVLVTADGPGRTGALRTALERLTPAPEKARRDGPIIDVPVIYDGPDLDDVARLTGMTPHEVITAHTGTPWHVAFGGFAPGFAYLIGGDPRLQVPRRDDARTKVPAGAVGLAGEFSGIYPRQSPGGWQLLGHTDLPMWDVDRDPPALLQPGTLVRFQSVS; this is encoded by the coding sequence ATGACGGTTCTGACGTACGGGGATCGGTCTCTGCTCATCGAGGCGGAGACCACCGAAGAGGCGATCGGCTGGACGGTCGCGATCAACGAGGCGGATTTGCCCGGCGTCGTGGACGTGGTCCCTGGCGCCAGAACGGTTTTGGTGACCGCAGATGGCCCAGGTAGAACAGGCGCGCTGCGCACCGCACTCGAGCGCCTCACCCCGGCACCCGAGAAAGCTCGTCGTGATGGCCCAATCATCGACGTGCCGGTGATCTACGACGGACCCGATCTCGACGACGTCGCTCGCCTCACCGGGATGACCCCGCACGAGGTGATCACTGCACACACCGGTACCCCGTGGCACGTGGCCTTCGGCGGGTTTGCACCGGGCTTCGCCTACCTCATCGGCGGCGACCCACGGCTGCAGGTCCCGCGCCGCGACGACGCCCGGACCAAGGTCCCGGCCGGCGCCGTCGGACTCGCTGGTGAGTTCAGTGGCATCTACCCACGACAGTCCCCCGGCGGTTGGCAACTGTTGGGGCACACCGACCTACCGATGTGGGATGTGGACCGCGATCCACCCGCACTGCTGCAGCCGGGCACACTCGTACGATTCCAGAGCGTCTCGTGA
- the sigJ gene encoding RNA polymerase sigma factor SigJ, translated as MPSLADRFQDQRSRLLAVGYRITGSVTDAEDAVQESWLRLADVDVDSINDLGAWLTTVVGRICLDRLRSAAVRREQYVGQWLPEPVVTALPSSDSQDPLQAVVAAEDSRYAAMVVFETLTPAMRVAFVMHDGFGVPFAEIGALLGVNAASARQMASRARRIVSGVPAPVSEAEQAEAVQRLVAALASKNVDSVVAALDPDAVIVGDANRTTPTAVKPIHGADGVARFLLGLVRRYGESFLSEQIPVLINGELGAYSAGWDDAGDRRASPARASCFVVRDGRVAAIYDIADPAKLKAVPDVRSSDR; from the coding sequence ATGCCGAGTCTCGCGGATCGATTCCAGGATCAACGCTCTCGCCTGCTCGCGGTGGGATATCGGATCACCGGGAGTGTCACGGACGCCGAGGACGCCGTGCAGGAATCGTGGCTGCGTCTGGCCGATGTCGATGTCGACTCGATCAACGACCTCGGCGCCTGGCTGACCACCGTGGTCGGCCGCATCTGCCTCGACCGACTCCGGTCAGCAGCGGTTCGACGAGAACAGTATGTGGGCCAATGGCTTCCCGAGCCCGTGGTCACCGCGCTACCGTCCAGCGACTCACAAGATCCACTACAGGCGGTGGTCGCCGCGGAAGACAGCCGATACGCCGCGATGGTGGTATTCGAGACCCTGACTCCCGCGATGCGCGTCGCATTCGTGATGCATGACGGTTTCGGCGTGCCGTTCGCCGAGATCGGCGCCCTCCTGGGTGTGAACGCGGCTTCGGCCCGCCAAATGGCCTCACGTGCCAGGAGAATCGTCTCGGGAGTGCCGGCGCCGGTGTCCGAAGCCGAGCAAGCAGAGGCGGTTCAGCGCCTCGTTGCTGCGCTGGCCTCGAAAAACGTCGATTCCGTTGTGGCTGCCCTGGATCCGGACGCCGTGATCGTCGGCGACGCGAACCGCACCACCCCCACAGCGGTCAAGCCCATCCACGGCGCCGACGGCGTCGCGCGTTTCCTGCTGGGTCTGGTCCGACGGTACGGAGAGTCGTTCCTGTCCGAGCAGATCCCGGTGCTCATCAACGGCGAACTCGGCGCGTACAGCGCCGGATGGGACGATGCCGGTGACCGTCGCGCATCTCCGGCTCGCGCCAGCTGCTTTGTGGTCCGCGACGGCCGTGTAGCGGCCATTTACGACATCGCCGACCCCGCGAAACTGAAGGCGGTACCGGACGTGCGCTCATCTGACCGGTGA